The following proteins are encoded in a genomic region of Bombus pyrosoma isolate SC7728 linkage group LG1, ASM1482585v1, whole genome shotgun sequence:
- the LOC122569633 gene encoding rho-associated protein kinase 2, producing the protein MDVVRDEDRRRRLRVLEERVKDPRSITNIDCLLDTVQALVADCDHPSVKRMKNIEAYMNRYDSVAQDICKMRMRTDDFTLIKVIGRGSFGEVQLVRHKSTQKVYAMKLLSKFEMIKRSDSAFFWEERDIMAHANSQWIVQLHFAFQDQKYLYMVMDYMPGGDLVNLMSNYDVPEKWAKFYCAEVVLALDAIHLMGFVHRDVKPDNMLLDKYGHLKLADFGTCMRMDADGLVRSDTAVGTPDYISPEVLQSQGGEGVYGRECDWWSVGVFLYEMLVGDTPFYADSLVGTYSKIMDHRNSLHFPQEVDISHSAKNLICGFLTDRTKRLGRNGVEEIKNHPFFKNDQWTFENLRECVPPVVPELSGDDDTSNFEDVDKEDGPEESFPIPKAFSGNHLPFIGFTYSEDYQLMASSGKESVDGLENHINNGTSDDIKISQLENLLDKEKRQVESLESRQKALTTRLEAMARRETELREEIGRADKELTLLRHNYKEAQRRVEHETESRRKAESLIVELKKKYDEEQTKRARDASNSQQTSERVTSLEKQIKEMQSKLERETEMVTRLRKQATEITVARQAAEQMANELQVERAKLQAQRDNLQQEVATLQGQLSKERSSRSQASSLTAELESRLSALHVELEHSREKEEKAIMDNRQLTEKISALEKEAASLTLELKAAQARYNQEVVAHQETERSRILSKEEANLEVVKALQAKLNEEKSGRQRAELLAQEKERQTSMLSVDYRQIQQRLQKLEGEHRQEVEKVKVLQGQVEQEQQKRNILQTDLAQQSSEAGRLRAREQQLAGEVAQLREAKRQIEDELHHLKTQRNVDQLQTKELQEQLEAEAYFSTLYKTQTQELREELDEKIRLQQELEEERSSLVHQLQLSLARGDSEALARSIAEETVADLEKERTMKELEYKDGVAKHHQELNAKEQIINRLKDSEGELKKNVDQYLKEKEDLNKRFKELQDQLSKAQSNGEEIEKLSSKLKTEQLLKQQAVNKLAEIMNRKDLSSSGKSKNKASAADLRKKEKDCRRLQQELTQEREKYGQLTAKWQKDLQDLQAQLVEENQAKLRLQMELDSKDSEIETLQMKIASLNSETASVSSVENDGEDSVLSEHGTMRLEGWLNVPNKQNIKRHGWKKQYVVVSSKKIIFYNSENDKLNADPVLILDLNKVFHVRSVTQGDVIRADAKDIPRIFQLLYAGEGEARRPGDEGNTLPGVELPQLTDKPGTQSLKGHEFVSISYHMPTTCEVCSKQLWHMFRPPPALECRRCRIKVHKEHLDKKEDAIAPCKLHYDPNSARELLILAGSPDEQKYWVARLSRRVQKCGYKANSHVDGTGQRVSPRESTRSTLKPYLSVQQRSATLPANASMGK; encoded by the exons ATGGATGTAGTACGAGATGAAGACAGGCGCAGGCGCCTGAGGGTGCTGGAAGAACGCGTAAAGGATCCAAGAAGTATCACAAACATTGATTGCTTGTTGGATACAGTTCAGGCCCTGGTGGCAGATTGTGATCATCCCAGCGTAAAACGTATGAAAAACATAGAAGCATATATGAATAGAT ATGACTCAGTAGCTcaagatatttgtaaaatgcGAATGCGTACAGACGACTTTACCCTGATAAAAGTGATAGGTCGTGGTTCATTTGGTGAAGTACAATTAGTAAGACATAAATCTACGCAGAAAGTATATGCTATGAAATTACTCAGTAAATTTGAAATG ATCAAGCGATCAGATTCAGCCTTTTTTTGGGAAGAACGTGATATAATGGCACATGCCAATTCTCAGTGGATAGTTCAGCTTCATTTTGCATTTCAAgatcaaaaatatctttacatGGTGATGGATTACATGCCAGGTGGTGATTTAGTGAATTTAATGTCAAATTATGACGTGCCAGAAAAATGggcaaaattttattgtgCAGAAGTGGTGCTTGCATTAGATGCAATACATCTTATGGGATTTGTTCATAGAGATGTAAAGCCAGATAATATGTTACTTGATAAGTATGGTCATTTAAAACTCGCAGATTTTGGCACTTGTATGAGAATGGATgct GATGGTCTTGTTCGATCTGATACTGCAGTAGGTACACCTGATTATATATCACCTGAGGTGCTTCAGTCTCAAGGTGGTGAAGGTGTATATGGAAGAGAATGTGATTGGTGGTCAGTTggtgtatttttatatgaaatgcTTGTTGGTGATACTCCGTTTTATGCAGATTCATTAGTTGGaacatattcaaaaattatgGATCATAGAAATTCATTACATTTTCCACAAGAAGTTGATATTTCTCATTCTGCCAAGAATTTGATATGTGGTTTTCTTACGGATAGAACTAAACGTTTGGGTAGAAATGGcgtggaagaaataaaaaatcatccTTTCTTTAAAAACGATCAGTggacatttgaaaatttacgagAATGTGTGCCTCCTGTCGTGCCAGAACTTTCCGGCGATGATGATACTAGCAATTTTGAGGATGTTGATAAAGAAGATGGACCAGAGGAAAGTTTTCCGATACCAAAAGCATTTTCTGGAAACCATTTACCTTTTATTGGTTTTACATATTCAGAAGATTATCAATTAATGGCTTCTAGCGGCAAGGAGTCGGTAGATGGATTAGAAAATCATATCAATAATGGTACAAgcgatgatattaaaatttctcaattagAAAACTTATTGGATAAAGAAAAGAGACAGGTAGAATCTTTAGAATCAAGGCAGAAAGCTTTAACAACACGATTAGAAGCTATGGCACGCCGGGAAACCGAATTGCGTGAAGAAATAGGTAGAGCGGACAAAGAATTGACTTTGTTGAGGCATAATTACAAAGAAGCACAACGTAGGGTGGAGCATGAAACTGAGTCGCGTAGAAAAGCGGAGTCATTAATTGTGGAGTTGAAAAAGAAGTATGATGAAGAGCAGACGAAACGAGCACGTGATGCAAGTAATTCACAACAAACTTCTGAACGTGTAACAAGCttagaaaaacaaattaaagaaatgcaATCGAAAttggaaagagaaacagaaatggTAACGAGGTTACGGAAACAAGCTACTGAGATTACTGTTGCTCGTCAAGCTGCAGAACAAATGGCAAATGAACTACAAGTGGAAAGAGCGAAATTACAAGCGCAACGAGATAATTTACAGCAAGAAGTGGCTACATTACAA GGACAATTGTCGAAAGAGCGTAGTTCTCGATCACAAGCCTCATCGTTAACTGCTGAATTAGAAAGCCGACTCTCTGCTCTTCATGTCGAACTCGAACATAgtcgagagaaagaggagaaagcaATCATGGATAATAGACAACTAACTGAAAAAATCTCAGCATTGGAAAAAGAAGCAGCAAGTTTAACTCTTGAATTAAAAGCTGCGCAAGCCAGGTATAATCAGGAAGTGGTAGCCCATCAAGAAACGGAACGTTCACGCATACTATCCAAAGAAGAAGCTAATTTAGAAGTAGTTaaag cattacaagcaaaattaaatgaagaaaaaagtgGGAGGCAACGTGCTGAATTACTTGCacaagaaaaggaaagacaaACCTCTATGCTCTCTGTGGATTATCGACAGATTCAACAGCGATTACAGAAACTGGAAGGAGAACATAGGCAAGAAGTTGAAAAGGTAAAAGTGCTACAAGGTCAGGTCGAACAAGAACAGCAGAAAAGAAACATTCTGCAGACTGACTTGGCACAGCAGTCGTCCGAAGCAGGACGATTACGTGCCAGGGAACAACAATTAGCTGGCGAAGTTGCTCAGCTAAGAGAAGCAAAACGTCAAATAGAGGATGAATTACATCACTTGAAAACTCAAAGAAATGTGGATCAACTACAAACTAAGGAATTACAAGAACAATTAGAAGCAGAAGCTTACTTTTCG ACACTTTATAAAACACAGACGCAAGAACTTCGGGAAGAACTTGATGAAAAAATACGTTTACAACAAGAATTAGAAGAAGAACGTAGCTCTTTAGTGCATCAGTTACAATTATCTCTAGCGAGAGGCGATAGTGAAGCTTTGGCAAGATCAATAGCTGAAGAAACTGTCGCTGACCTCGAAAAGGAACGAACAATGAAGGAATTAGAATATAAAGATGGAGTAGCCAAACATCACCAAGAATTGAATGcaaaagaacaaattataaatcggCTTAAGGATAGCGAAGGTGAActtaagaaaaatgttgatCAATATcttaaagaaaaggaagatttaaataaacggTTTAAAGAATTGCAAGATCAACTTTCTAAAGCACAGTCTAATGgtgaagaaatagaaaaactgAGCAGTAAATTGAAAACTGAGCAATTATTGAAACAACAAGCAGTTAATAAGTTAGCAGAGATTATGAACAGAAAAGATTTGTCTTCAAGTGGTAAATCCAAGAATAAAGCTTCTGCAGCAGATttaagaaagaaggagaaagattGCAGGCGTTTACAACAAGAGCTTACtcaagagagagaaaaatacgGACAGTTAACGGCTAAATGGCAAAAAGATTTGCAAGATTTACAA gCACAATTAGTGGAAGAAAATCAAGCGAAATTGAGGTTACAAATGGAACTTGATTCGAAAGATTCCGAAATAGAAacattacaaatgaaaattgctTCGCTCAACTCAGAAACCGCTAGCGTTTCGTCCGTAGAAAATGACGGAGAAGATTCTGTTTTATCGGAACATGGAACCATGCGATTGGAAGGTTGGTTAAATGTGCCAAATAAACAGAACATTAAAAGGCATGGATGGAAAAAACAATACGTTGTCGtttcttcgaagaaaataatattttataatagtgaaaatgataaattaaatgcCGATCCAGTCTTGATATTGGACCTAAATAAAGTCTTCCACGTTAGATCTGTTACTCAGGGTGATGTCATCCGAGCTGATGCCAAAGATATTCCGAGAATTTTCCAG TTATTATATGCTGGTGAAGGCGAAGCAAGACGTCCTGGTGATGAAGGAAACACACTGCCTGGAGTGGAACTGCCACAACTTACGGACAAACCAGGCACGCAATCGTTAAAAGGTCACGAATTTGTGTCAATATCGTATCATATGCCGACTACTTGCGAAGTATGCTCAAAACAATTGTGGCATATGTTTCGACCGCCACCAGCTCTCGAGTGCCGAA GGTGTCGTATAAAAGTTCATAAGGAGCATTTGGACAAAAAGGAAGATGCCATAGCACCCTGCAAATTACACTACGATCCAAACAGTGCtcgtgaattattaatattggcTGGTAGTCCTGACGAACAGAAATATTGGGTCGCAAGACTGTCCAGACGTGTACAAAAATGTGGCTACAAAGCAAACTCGCACGTCGATGGCACGGGGCAACGTGTCTCGCCAAG AGAGTCTACGAGATCCACCTTGAAGCCATATTTATCGGTGCAACAACGATCCGCGACTCTACCAGCAAATGCCAGCATGGGCAAGTGA
- the LOC122569753 gene encoding BTB/POZ domain-containing protein 1-like, producing the protein MDLPCDWQTNKQRLSERSQYLLETGQWSDCKFVVGQEPHQQTLKGHKLFLAMSSPVFEAMFFGGMAEKNDLIPIRDVQPEAFKALLEYIYTDRVDLSSFELACELYYCAKKYMLPPLVKECTKYLCSDLSPKTACRAYEFARLFDEHVLMEKCLQIICTKTNEVLKEPNWEEVELGTLLTVLEQEDLQINSEVELFNAVERWAKAECTRKSLDPNDGKSLKSVIGNALSKIRFLSLSAQEFAEGPGMSPLLTQDETFAILMNTLCTGNKAPMPEGFSTNSHSRVNIYKPPITRTNCSIRFKPVNPCYNSFMSHCWSLQTPTYREPVFINDAESSSTLRNTPPTVIDSGVRKDAENLSVIEGGIQEGLKYYCLRSVIRLTECLNANVLDCSVTFSVDKNIYVLGVQVPTQMTEVTNDLNYALSNTSYTEILYAHLLDSDNTRLTYTHFSTKVKINTLVEITFNRPVYIQKNKVYRVGVVFNTLGWYPIGLCTQDMTCDSVSFSFGVGNSADNVRDGLIRSIVFTYNDNM; encoded by the exons ATGGATCTGCCTTGTGATTGGCAGACCAACAAACAAAGACTTTCAGAACGCagtcaatatttattagagACAGGGCAATGGTCTGACTGCAAATTTGTAGTTGGGCAAGAACCCCATCAACAAACATTAAAGggacataaattatttttagctATGTCTAGCCCTGTCTTTGAAGCTATGTTTTTTGGGGGTATGGCAGAAAAGAATGACCTGATACCTATTCGAGATGTTCAACCAGAAGCTTTTAAAGCTCTTttagaatacatatatacagatCGAGTTGATTTAAGTTCTTTTGAACTAGCAtgtgaattatattattgtgccAAAAAATATATGCTTCCTCCTCTGGTAAAAGAATGTACAAAGTATCTATGTTCTGACCTGTCTCCAAAAACAGCTTGCAGAGCATATGAATTTGCTAGATTATTTGATGAGCATGTACTGATGGAGAAGTGTCTTCAAATCATTTGCACAAAGACAAATGAAGTTTTAAAAGAACCTAATTGGGAAGAAGTTGAATTAGGAACACTATTGACAGTGCTAGAACAAGAAGATTTACAAATAAACTCTGAAGTGGAATTATTTAATGCAGTGGAACGTTGGGCAAAAGCTGAATGCACAAGAAAATCTCTTGATCCTAATGATGGAAAGTCTTTAAAGTCAGTAATTGGTAATGCATTAtcaaaaattagatttttaagTTTAAGTGCTCAGGAATTTGCAGAAGGGCCAGGAATGTCACCGTTACTTACTCAAGATGAAACTTTTGCAATACTCATGAACACACTATGCACTGGAAATAAAGCACCTATGCCTGAAGGATTTTCAACTAATTCACACAGTAGAGTTAACATATATAAACCTCCAATTACACGTACAAATTGTTCCATT AGGTTTAAGCCAGTTAATCCATGTTATAACTCATTTATGTCACATTGCTGGTCTTTACAAACACCTACATATCGTGAACCTGTTTTTATTAATGATGCTGAATCTAGCAGTACATTACGAAATACACCGCCAACAGTAATTGATAGCGGAGTAAGAAAGGATGCTGAAAATTTATCTGTAATTGAAGGTGGTATACAAGAgggattaaaatattattgtctAAGATCTGTTATTCGATTAACAGAATGTCTTAATGCAAATGTGTTGGACTGTTCCGTGACCTTTAGTgtagacaaaaatatttatgtattaggTGTACAAGTACCTACACAGATGACTGAAGTA actAATGACTTGAATTATGCTCTTAGTAATACTTCATATACCGAAATTTTGTACGCTCATCTTCTCGATTCTGATAATACACGATTAACTTACACGCACTTTTcgacaaaagtaaaaattaataccctTGTGGAAATTACGTTTAATCGACCTGTTTATATTCAAAAGAATAAG GTTTATCGAGTTGGGGTAGTTTTTAATACACTTGGGTGGTATCCAATTGGACTTTGTACCCAAGATATGACCTGTGATTCTGTATCCTTCTCATTCGGTGTCGGTAATAGTGCGGATAATGTGCGAGATGGTCTCATTCGGTCTATAGTTTTTACATACAatgataatatgtaa